One window of Triticum dicoccoides isolate Atlit2015 ecotype Zavitan chromosome 5A, WEW_v2.0, whole genome shotgun sequence genomic DNA carries:
- the LOC119302888 gene encoding BTB/POZ domain-containing protein At2g46260-like has translation MARRPTCPPSSVLSPPLSLISGAPLSLSVPMLSATLVLPLSPFPLPPPPARVTVAGSNSCDSAGGRVAATRADGRGRRVDGAEVDAGFEFAFDNETFSDKVLRIEVVAGSGDAPGPSAGAASRKRRREGDEGGDEEDIDTSCTVMGTPIIQVKTIHVSSVILAAKSSFFLKLFSNGMKESGQTQATVRVADSEEKAFMELLGFMYSGKLTPTEPTLLLDILMAADKFEVVSCMKLCGQRLIDLPMNLESAVRCLDLPCCISMADALQEAAQKFFAESERYKKFPEFQDELMRVPFLGIMAILTRNDLEVASEVAAYDFVIRWACSWYPDSEESPRILSSFLIPTVSVHKANALLSDFIQSMKSILKQ, from the exons ATGGCGAGGCGTCCGACTTGCCCACCCTCCTCTGtcctctctccccccctctctcttatTAGTGGAGCACCTCTCTCACTCTCAGTCCCAATGCTCAGCGCAACACTCGTCCTGCCTCTTTCTCCATTCCCCCTTCCTCCGCCGCCAGCTAGGGTTACGGTCGCCGGTAGCAATTCCTGTGATAGCGCCGGTGGGAGGGTGGCGGCGACCCGCGCGGATGGCCGGGGGAGACGCGTCGACGGGGCGGAGGTGGACGCGGGCTTTGAGTTCGCCTTTGACAAcgagaccttctccgacaaggtgctACGCATAGAGGTCGTCGCCGGCAGCGGCGACGCGCCCGGGCCGAGCGCCGGCGCCGCCAGCCGCAAGCGCCGCCGCGAGGGGGACGAAG GTGGGGATGAAGAGGATATTGACACTTCttgtactgtgatgggtacaccgaTAATACAAGTCAAGACCATACATGTCAGTTCGGTGATCCTTGCTGCAAAAAGTTCTTTCTTTCTGAAG CTTTTCTCAAATGGCATGAAAGAATCTGGTCAAACCCAGGCAACAGTTAGAGTTGCTGATTCAG AGGAAAAGGCCTTCATGGAGCTTTTAGGCTTTATGTATAGTGGAAAGTTGACACCAACTGAGCCCACTCTTCTGCTTGATATCTTGATGGCTGCTGACAAATTTGAGGTTGTTTCTTGCATGAAGCTCTGCGGTCAGCGGCTCATAGACCTTCCCATGAACCTAGAATCGGCAGTGAGGTGCCTAGATCTCCCATGTTGCATTTCAATGGCAGATGCCCTCCAAGAGGCAGCCCAGAAATTCTTTGCTGAAAGTGAAAGGTACAAGAAATTCCCGGA GTTCCAAGATGAACTAATGAGGGTCCCTTTCCTTGGGATTATGGCCATCTTGACAAGGAATGACCTTGAGGTTGCATCTGAAGTAGCCGCCTATGACTTTGTGATCAGGTGGGCCTGTTCATGGTACCCAGATTCGGAGGAAAGTCCCAGGATCTTGAGTTCTTTTTTAATTCCAACAGTGAGTGTACACAAGGCCAATGCCTTATTGTCAGATTTCATACAAAGCATGAAGAGTATTCTGAAGCAGTAG